In one window of Pseudomonas benzenivorans DNA:
- the zipA gene encoding cell division protein ZipA, whose product MEFGLREWLIVIGIIVIAGILFDGWRRMRGGKGKLKFKLDRSMAGGVDDEGDPDLLGPPRVVQRQQEPSLDEHDLPAMSARESSRRRSNEPRQGDLNLDLDEPVPTLLSPVDQGAPEAHNGAKKNVGKEPAAVEEVLVINVVARDDGGFKGPALLQNILESGLRFGEMDIFHRHESMAGNGEVLFSMANALKPGTFDLDDIEGFSTRAVSFFLGLPGPRHPKQAFDVMVAAARKLAHELNGELKDDQRSVMTAQTIEHYRQRIVEFERKQLTGKR is encoded by the coding sequence ATGGAATTCGGTCTGCGCGAGTGGCTGATCGTCATCGGTATCATCGTCATTGCCGGCATCTTGTTCGATGGCTGGCGGCGCATGCGTGGCGGTAAGGGCAAGTTGAAATTCAAGCTCGACCGGAGCATGGCCGGCGGAGTGGACGATGAGGGCGATCCCGATCTGCTCGGCCCGCCACGGGTCGTTCAGCGTCAGCAGGAGCCTTCGCTGGACGAGCACGACCTGCCGGCCATGAGCGCCCGTGAGTCGAGTCGGCGCCGCTCCAACGAGCCGCGCCAGGGTGACCTGAATCTGGACCTGGACGAGCCGGTGCCGACCCTGCTCAGCCCCGTCGACCAGGGGGCCCCGGAGGCCCATAACGGCGCCAAGAAAAACGTCGGCAAAGAGCCGGCGGCGGTGGAAGAAGTCCTGGTGATCAACGTGGTCGCCCGGGATGATGGAGGGTTCAAGGGCCCGGCCCTGTTGCAGAACATCCTCGAGAGCGGCCTGCGCTTCGGCGAAATGGACATCTTCCATCGTCACGAGAGCATGGCCGGCAACGGCGAGGTGCTGTTCTCCATGGCCAACGCGCTCAAGCCAGGCACTTTCGATCTGGACGATATCGAGGGTTTCAGCACCCGCGCAGTGAGCTTCTTCCTCGGCCTGCCGGGGCCGCGCCACCCGAAGCAGGCGTTCGACGTGATGGTCGCCGCCGCGCGCAAGTTGGCTCACGAGCTGAACGGCGAATTGAAGGACGACCAGCGCAGCGTGATGACTGCCCAGACCATCGAACACTACCGCCAGCGCATCGTCGAGTTCGAGCGCAAGCAGTTGACCGGTAAACGCTAA